A genomic region of Rhizobium sp. NXC24 contains the following coding sequences:
- a CDS encoding PleD family two-component system response regulator translates to MTARILVVDDVPANVKLLEARLLAEYFDVLTAEDGLKALAICDSTQVDLILLDIMMPGMDGFEVCERLKSDPRTAHIPVVMVTALDQPADRVRGLKAGADDFLTKPVNDLQLISRVKSLLRLKTLSDELRMRNETARNFGIDDLLRIGEGRADDNGHVLLVDGRANSQERIIRALKPIAEVTATSDPQAALFEAAEKPFELVVVNSNFDNYDPLRLCSQLRSLERTRFLPVLLVTEQGADEMIVRALDLGINDYIVRPLDPNELVARCLTQIRRKRYNDRLRASVQHTIELAVTDALTGLNNRRYLDNHLKILFNRSLTRGRPLSVLITDIDRFKQVNDTYGHDAGDEVLKEFAARIRSTVRGADLACRYGGEEFVVVMPDTSPEVAAAVAERLRAAVETTPVTLRETGAVLNVTASFGISSRLETVESPEQLMKQADRALYEAKNAGRNRVVAAAA, encoded by the coding sequence ATGACCGCGCGCATATTGGTGGTTGACGATGTACCCGCTAACGTAAAGCTGCTCGAAGCAAGGCTGCTGGCCGAGTATTTCGACGTGCTGACGGCGGAGGACGGCCTGAAGGCGCTGGCGATCTGCGACAGCACCCAGGTCGATCTCATCCTGCTCGATATCATGATGCCCGGCATGGATGGGTTCGAGGTCTGCGAGCGGCTGAAGTCCGATCCGCGCACCGCGCATATTCCCGTGGTCATGGTCACGGCGCTGGATCAGCCCGCCGACCGCGTGCGCGGCCTTAAGGCCGGCGCCGACGATTTTCTGACCAAGCCGGTAAACGATCTGCAGCTCATTTCGCGGGTCAAAAGCCTGCTGCGCCTGAAGACACTCAGCGACGAGCTGCGCATGCGCAACGAGACGGCGCGCAACTTCGGCATCGACGACCTTCTGCGCATCGGCGAAGGCCGCGCCGACGACAATGGCCATGTGTTGCTGGTCGACGGCCGCGCCAATTCGCAGGAGCGTATCATCCGCGCCCTGAAGCCGATCGCCGAGGTGACCGCAACATCCGATCCGCAGGCGGCCCTATTCGAAGCTGCGGAAAAGCCGTTCGAACTCGTCGTCGTCAATTCGAATTTCGATAATTACGACCCGCTGCGGCTTTGCTCGCAGCTCCGCTCGCTAGAGCGCACGCGCTTCCTGCCGGTGCTGCTGGTGACGGAGCAGGGGGCTGACGAGATGATCGTCCGCGCGCTCGATCTCGGTATCAACGACTATATCGTCCGCCCGCTCGATCCGAACGAGCTGGTAGCGCGCTGCCTGACGCAGATCCGCCGCAAGCGTTACAACGACCGTCTGCGCGCCAGTGTGCAGCATACGATCGAACTCGCCGTCACCGACGCGCTCACCGGGCTCAACAACAGGCGTTATCTCGACAATCACTTGAAGATCCTCTTCAATCGCTCCTTGACGCGTGGACGGCCGCTCTCGGTGCTGATCACCGATATCGATCGCTTCAAGCAGGTGAACGACACCTATGGCCACGACGCCGGTGATGAAGTGCTGAAGGAGTTTGCCGCCCGTATTCGCTCCACCGTACGCGGCGCCGATCTGGCCTGCCGCTATGGCGGAGAGGAATTTGTGGTGGTCATGCCGGATACGTCCCCCGAAGTCGCTGCCGCCGTTGCCGAGCGGCTGCGTGCTGCCGTGGAAACCACGCCGGTTACGCTGCGAGAAACAGGAGCCGTTCTCAATGTCACCGCCTCTTTCGGCATCTCGTCCCGTTTGGAGACGGTCGAAAGCCCCGAGCAGTTGATGAAGCAGGCCGACCGCGCCCTGTATGAGGCCAAGAATGCCGGCCGCAACAGGGTCGTCGCAGCGGCTGCTTGA
- the rpmG gene encoding 50S ribosomal protein L33 gives MAKATTIKIKLLSTADTGFFYVTTKNSRTMTDKMTKTKYDPIAKKHVEFKETKIK, from the coding sequence ATGGCCAAGGCTACCACCATCAAGATCAAGCTGCTGTCGACGGCCGACACCGGTTTCTTCTACGTCACGACGAAGAACAGCCGTACGATGACGGACAAGATGACGAAGACGAAGTACGACCCGATTGCTAAGAAGCATGTCGAGTTCAAGGAAACGAAGATCAAGTAA
- a CDS encoding MFS transporter, translated as MFEPTNGKAGHVEEIHWPSLVAAISSVSAVGIAIGLGLPLLSIILEKRGIPSSLIGLNTAMMGIAAMIAALITTKLAHRFGVVQTMIWAVVLSALSSLGFYYAESLLLWFPLRLIFHGATTTLFILSEFWINAASPPSKRGFVLGLYSTVFSLGFAAGPLLFSLVGSEGLMPFVIGACIILAATIPIFIARNESPIVDEKPELHFIRYVFLVPTATAAVFVFGAVTVGGGSLFTSYATRLGFNESQAALLLTVMGVGNFVFQIPLGLLADRLRDKRPLLSIMAAIGLVGALLLPSLASNWILLAVILLFWGGCVSGMYTVGLSHLGTRLTGADLVAANAAFVFCYAVGMVLGPPTIGTAMDIANPSGFAWAIAFFFGLYVLLSAIRLLFMGSRG; from the coding sequence ATGTTTGAACCGACGAACGGCAAGGCCGGCCATGTCGAAGAAATTCATTGGCCTTCGCTCGTCGCCGCCATTTCGTCCGTTTCCGCTGTCGGCATCGCCATCGGCCTCGGCCTTCCGCTTCTCAGCATCATCCTCGAAAAACGCGGCATTCCCTCAAGCCTGATCGGGCTCAACACGGCAATGATGGGGATCGCCGCGATGATAGCGGCGCTGATCACCACGAAGCTCGCCCACCGATTCGGTGTGGTGCAGACGATGATCTGGGCTGTCGTGCTCTCCGCGCTGAGCTCGCTCGGGTTCTATTACGCGGAAAGCCTGCTGCTGTGGTTCCCGCTGCGCCTGATCTTCCATGGGGCGACCACCACCCTCTTCATCCTGTCGGAATTCTGGATCAACGCCGCCTCCCCGCCCTCCAAGCGCGGCTTCGTGCTCGGCCTCTATTCCACGGTTTTCTCGCTCGGCTTTGCAGCCGGCCCCCTGCTTTTCTCGCTGGTCGGCAGCGAAGGGCTGATGCCCTTCGTCATCGGCGCCTGCATTATTTTGGCGGCGACAATCCCGATCTTCATCGCCCGCAACGAGAGCCCCATCGTCGACGAAAAGCCCGAGCTGCATTTTATCCGTTACGTTTTCCTGGTGCCAACGGCGACCGCCGCCGTCTTCGTGTTCGGCGCTGTGACCGTCGGCGGCGGATCATTGTTCACCAGCTATGCGACTCGGCTTGGTTTCAACGAATCACAAGCCGCACTGCTGCTGACCGTGATGGGCGTCGGCAACTTCGTCTTCCAGATTCCCCTGGGGCTGCTTGCCGACCGCTTGCGCGACAAGCGGCCGCTTTTGTCGATCATGGCAGCCATCGGACTGGTCGGTGCGCTTCTATTGCCCTCGCTGGCTTCGAATTGGATACTTCTGGCGGTTATCCTGCTGTTCTGGGGCGGCTGCGTTTCCGGCATGTATACGGTCGGCCTCAGCCACCTCGGAACCCGGCTGACGGGCGCGGACCTTGTCGCCGCCAATGCGGCATTCGTTTTCTGTTACGCAGTCGGCATGGTCCTCGGTCCGCCGACGATCGGAACAGCCATGGATATCGCCAATCCCAGCGGTTTTGCCTGGGCAATCGCCTTTTTCTTTGGACTTTACGTCCTGCTTTCGGCGATACGGCTGCTTTTCATGGGCAGCAGGGGTTGA
- a CDS encoding DUF983 domain-containing protein: protein MTSSPSDPIIRFGGPDEAERPLGRSIVRGLLNRCPHCGSGKLFKAFLKPADRCAVCEEELFHQRADDLPPYLVILVLGHVVVGGYMLTDMAFHLPIWAHLAIWAPITVLTALAAIQPIKGGVIGLQWALRMHGFGGHDDSPEEWDRGNGHS from the coding sequence ATGACGAGCAGCCCGTCCGATCCAATCATCCGCTTTGGCGGCCCCGACGAGGCTGAACGTCCGCTCGGACGCTCGATTGTCCGCGGCTTACTGAACCGCTGTCCGCATTGCGGCTCGGGAAAGCTCTTCAAGGCGTTCCTGAAACCAGCAGACCGTTGCGCCGTCTGCGAGGAGGAGCTGTTCCACCAGCGTGCTGACGACCTGCCGCCCTACTTGGTCATCCTGGTACTCGGCCATGTGGTGGTCGGCGGCTACATGCTGACGGATATGGCCTTTCATCTGCCGATCTGGGCGCATCTCGCCATCTGGGCGCCGATTACGGTGCTCACCGCCTTGGCGGCAATTCAACCGATCAAGGGCGGCGTCATCGGCCTGCAATGGGCGCTGCGGATGCATGGCTTCGGCGGCCATGACGACAGTCCCGAAGAATGGGATCGGGGAAACGGCCACTCGTGA
- the rnr gene encoding ribonuclease R, giving the protein MSREPRGRNSSSERRPGKTGRAAKNSGDAEPMMAIVHGVLPPREVLLRFIADHPQQASKRELAKAFGLKGESRVELKNLLRELEEDGMVQKSRKSLIRPGALPPIAVLDITTRDKDGELIGRPTEWPEENGVAPAVMIKQSSSPAGRNGKGKAPVAGMGDRILAKIFPAVDRGGPAYTARIIRVIDKRLAATMGVFRETPGGGGRLLPIERRGEEMVIDPDYTGDAKEGDLVEVEVARLGRFGLPRAKVLSVVGSVASEKAISMIAIHAHGIPHVFPQAAIAEADAAKAATMSHREDWRSLPLITIDPADAKDHDDAVYAELDPSPDNPGGVIVTVAIADVSWYVRPGSALDREALKRGNSVYFPDRVVPMLPERISNDLCSLKEGVDRPALAVRMIFSKEGRKAGHTFHRIMMKSAAKLSYQQAQAAIDGKPDDKTGPMLEPILKPLWHAYEVMRRGRDRRQPLELDMPERKILLKPDGTVDRVFVPPRLDAHRLIEEMMIQANVAAAETLEKKRQVLIYRIHDGPTLAKQEVLREFLATLGISLVKGGNVRANSFNGILAKAEGTAHQTMVNEMVLRSQSQAIYSPDNIGHFGLNLMKYAHFTSPIRRYADLIVHRALVGSLGFGEGGITPDEEATLDDIAAEISTFERRAMAAERETVDRLIAHHLVGRIGEEFEARVGGVTKSGLFVTLPDYGADGFIPISTLGSDYFIYDEAHQALTGEKTGLGFRLGDSVTVRLAEAIPLAGALRFEMLSDGRAMPTAVRSFHKATRRNKTPARKAPGTRPPRGRR; this is encoded by the coding sequence GTGAGCAGAGAACCGCGCGGCAGGAATTCATCGTCGGAGCGACGCCCCGGCAAGACTGGTCGTGCGGCGAAAAACAGCGGCGATGCGGAACCGATGATGGCGATCGTGCACGGCGTTTTGCCGCCGCGCGAAGTCCTCCTGCGCTTCATCGCCGATCACCCGCAGCAGGCTTCCAAGCGCGAGCTTGCCAAGGCCTTTGGATTAAAGGGCGAGAGCCGCGTCGAGCTCAAGAACCTCCTGCGCGAGCTTGAAGAAGACGGCATGGTGCAGAAGAGCCGCAAGTCGCTCATCCGCCCCGGAGCTTTGCCGCCGATCGCCGTCCTCGATATCACCACGCGCGACAAGGATGGCGAGCTGATCGGCCGTCCGACCGAATGGCCGGAGGAAAACGGCGTCGCGCCGGCCGTGATGATCAAGCAGTCCTCTTCCCCCGCCGGCCGCAACGGCAAGGGCAAGGCTCCGGTTGCCGGCATGGGCGACCGCATCCTCGCCAAGATATTCCCGGCTGTCGATCGCGGCGGCCCGGCTTATACCGCGCGCATCATCAGGGTTATCGACAAGCGTCTGGCCGCAACCATGGGCGTCTTTCGCGAGACGCCGGGCGGCGGCGGGCGGCTGCTGCCGATCGAGCGGCGCGGCGAGGAAATGGTCATCGATCCGGATTATACCGGCGACGCCAAGGAAGGCGACCTGGTCGAGGTCGAAGTTGCCCGCCTCGGCCGTTTCGGGCTACCGCGCGCCAAGGTGCTGTCGGTCGTCGGCTCCGTCGCTTCGGAAAAGGCGATTTCGATGATCGCCATCCATGCGCATGGCATCCCGCATGTCTTCCCGCAGGCTGCCATCGCCGAGGCGGACGCCGCCAAGGCCGCCACCATGTCGCATCGCGAAGATTGGCGCAGCCTGCCGCTGATCACCATCGATCCGGCCGATGCCAAGGACCACGACGATGCGGTCTATGCCGAGCTGGACCCCTCGCCCGACAATCCCGGCGGCGTGATCGTCACTGTCGCCATCGCGGATGTCTCCTGGTATGTCCGCCCCGGCTCCGCGCTGGATCGTGAGGCGCTGAAGCGCGGCAATTCGGTCTACTTTCCGGATCGCGTCGTGCCGATGCTCCCGGAGCGCATCTCCAACGATCTCTGCTCCCTCAAGGAAGGCGTCGACCGCCCTGCGCTTGCCGTGCGGATGATCTTTTCCAAGGAAGGCCGCAAGGCGGGCCATACCTTCCATCGCATCATGATGAAGAGTGCCGCCAAGCTTTCCTACCAACAGGCCCAGGCGGCGATCGACGGCAAGCCGGACGACAAGACCGGACCGATGCTGGAGCCGATCCTGAAGCCGCTCTGGCATGCCTATGAGGTTATGAGGCGCGGCCGCGACCGGCGTCAGCCGCTCGAACTCGACATGCCCGAACGCAAGATCCTGCTGAAGCCGGATGGGACGGTCGATCGGGTCTTCGTACCGCCGCGTCTCGATGCCCACAGACTCATCGAAGAAATGATGATCCAGGCGAATGTCGCCGCTGCCGAAACGCTGGAAAAGAAGCGGCAGGTGCTGATCTACCGCATCCATGACGGCCCGACGCTTGCCAAGCAGGAAGTGCTGCGCGAATTCCTCGCAACGCTCGGCATCTCGCTCGTCAAGGGCGGCAATGTCCGCGCCAACAGCTTCAACGGCATCCTGGCGAAGGCCGAGGGTACGGCGCATCAGACCATGGTCAACGAGATGGTGCTGCGCTCGCAGAGCCAGGCGATCTACAGCCCCGACAATATCGGGCATTTCGGCCTGAACCTGATGAAATACGCGCATTTCACCTCGCCGATCCGCCGCTATGCGGATCTGATCGTGCATCGCGCCCTCGTCGGCTCGCTCGGCTTCGGCGAAGGCGGCATCACGCCGGACGAGGAAGCAACGCTCGACGATATCGCCGCCGAAATTTCTACTTTCGAGCGCCGTGCCATGGCGGCCGAACGCGAGACGGTCGACCGGCTGATTGCGCATCATCTTGTCGGGCGTATCGGCGAGGAATTCGAGGCCCGGGTCGGCGGTGTCACCAAGTCGGGACTTTTTGTCACCCTGCCCGACTATGGCGCTGACGGCTTCATCCCTATATCTACGCTCGGCTCCGACTATTTCATCTATGACGAGGCGCATCAGGCGCTGACGGGTGAAAAGACGGGGCTCGGCTTCCGCCTCGGCGACAGCGTCACAGTGCGCCTTGCGGAAGCGATCCCGCTGGCGGGTGCCCTGCGCTTCGAAATGTTAAGCGACGGCCGCGCCATGCCAACGGCGGTGCGTTCCTTCCACAAGGCGACGCGACGCAACAAGACCCCGGCACGCAAGGCGCCGGGAACGAGACCGCCGCGCGGGCGCCGATAA